One window of Xanthomonas sp. 10-10 genomic DNA carries:
- a CDS encoding SH3 domain-containing protein, translating into MPLSRRLLTLLLMSLALPGSAAPGSTSASPVAPFAVSQAQLTADYWIQRSGNARLPRLNAAQIAAFNARLLRDDASMHDLSQLPEVMPGDAVRARIEALSAPPTRALYGADGHVIDPVRLSELRRTLALDALPATVAVQFALVVQRAALRTFPTTQRVFTSPDDLDIDRFQESALYPGTPVAVLHTSADGAWRFVLAANYAAWIAGDRIAEGSREQVLRYAQRGPRMLVTGARVQTAYTPELPAVSALSLDMGTSLPLDVDWPSQQPVNGQLPLAAHVVQLPLRDVDGRLQLVPALVPRGADVHAGPLPATDAALLRQAFKFLGERYGWGNDYDARDCSGFVLDIYRSLGIALPRNTGDQARSPALRTIAFDARAPQSQRLQQLAQLRIGDLIYIPGHVMLVIGHERGAPWVIHDVAGVNYRAADGSVQRARLNGVSVTPLLPLLTTDGTPFVDRITRIQRIAPIGSP; encoded by the coding sequence ATGCCCTTGTCGCGCCGCCTGCTGACGTTGCTGTTGATGTCACTTGCGCTGCCCGGTAGCGCAGCGCCCGGCAGCACTTCAGCTTCACCTGTGGCCCCCTTTGCGGTCAGCCAGGCGCAACTGACAGCGGACTACTGGATCCAGCGCAGCGGCAATGCACGGTTGCCGCGTTTGAACGCGGCACAGATCGCCGCCTTCAATGCCCGCCTGTTGCGCGACGATGCGTCCATGCACGATCTGTCGCAGCTGCCCGAGGTCATGCCCGGCGACGCGGTACGTGCGCGAATCGAAGCACTGTCGGCGCCGCCGACGCGTGCGCTCTACGGCGCCGATGGACATGTCATCGACCCAGTGCGCCTGTCGGAGTTGCGCCGCACGCTGGCATTGGATGCGCTCCCCGCAACGGTGGCAGTGCAGTTTGCGCTGGTGGTCCAGCGTGCGGCATTGCGCACCTTCCCCACCACCCAGCGCGTATTCACCAGTCCCGACGATCTCGATATCGACCGCTTTCAGGAATCGGCCCTGTATCCAGGCACGCCGGTCGCGGTGCTGCACACCAGTGCCGATGGTGCTTGGCGGTTCGTGCTTGCAGCCAATTATGCAGCGTGGATCGCTGGCGACCGGATCGCTGAAGGCAGCCGCGAGCAGGTGTTGCGGTACGCACAACGCGGTCCACGCATGCTGGTGACCGGTGCCCGCGTGCAGACTGCATACACCCCGGAGCTACCCGCCGTCTCGGCACTGTCGCTGGACATGGGCACCAGCCTGCCCCTGGATGTCGACTGGCCATCGCAGCAGCCGGTCAACGGACAACTGCCACTGGCTGCCCACGTGGTGCAACTGCCGCTACGCGATGTCGATGGTCGCTTGCAGCTGGTGCCGGCCCTGGTCCCGCGCGGCGCGGATGTGCACGCCGGTCCCTTGCCGGCAACCGATGCCGCGTTGCTGCGGCAGGCCTTCAAGTTCCTCGGCGAACGCTATGGCTGGGGCAACGATTACGATGCGCGCGATTGCAGCGGCTTTGTGCTGGATATCTACCGCAGCCTGGGGATTGCGCTGCCACGCAATACCGGCGATCAGGCACGCAGCCCGGCTTTGCGCACGATTGCGTTCGATGCACGCGCACCGCAGTCGCAACGTCTGCAGCAGCTGGCGCAGCTGCGCATCGGCGACCTGATCTATATCCCTGGCCACGTGATGCTGGTGATCGGGCATGAGCGTGGCGCGCCCTGGGTGATCCACGACGTCGCCGGCGTCAACTATCGCGCTGCCGATGGCAGCGTGCAGCGTGCGCGCCTGAACGGCGTCTCGGTGACGCCGCTGTTGCCGTTGCTGACCACCGATGGCACGCCCTTCGTCGATCGCATCACCCGCATCCAGCGCATCGCGCCAATTGGCTCCCCATGA
- a CDS encoding dipeptide epimerase — MKITGFRLGMLRVPLKTPFKTAVRTVQAIEDVVVLLQTDSGHIGYGAAPATAPITGDTHGSIIAAIGHCIAPRLIGQDVAELNRLCGLVQHALERNTSAKAAVEIALYDLWAQTFGAPLYQLLGGGTPRITTDLTISADTIDIMVAQAQSALGRGYRSLKIKVGKDSASDVERVKAIHAAVDGRASLRLDANQGWTPKQAVRSMRMLEDAGIVLELLEQPVKAADIDGLAFVTARIDTPVMADESVFSPIQVIDIIQRRAADIVNIKLMKTGGLSNAIRIADSAALYGVPCMIGCMIESSISVAAAVHLAVAKADSITLADLDAPALGQFDPTEGGVQFDEAQIHIDDSPGLGIRRICGLELLPD, encoded by the coding sequence ATGAAGATCACCGGCTTCCGCCTTGGCATGCTGCGCGTGCCGTTGAAAACTCCGTTCAAGACCGCGGTACGCACCGTGCAGGCGATCGAGGACGTGGTGGTGCTGCTGCAAACCGATAGCGGCCATATCGGTTATGGCGCCGCGCCGGCCACCGCGCCGATCACCGGCGATACGCACGGCAGTATCATCGCCGCGATCGGTCACTGCATCGCACCGCGGTTGATCGGCCAGGACGTGGCTGAACTCAATCGACTGTGCGGGCTGGTGCAACATGCGCTGGAACGCAATACCAGCGCCAAGGCCGCAGTGGAGATCGCACTCTACGATCTGTGGGCGCAGACCTTCGGCGCGCCGCTCTATCAGCTGCTTGGGGGCGGCACCCCGCGCATCACCACTGACCTCACCATCAGTGCCGATACCATCGACATCATGGTGGCGCAGGCGCAGTCGGCATTGGGGCGCGGCTATCGGTCGCTGAAGATCAAAGTGGGTAAGGACAGCGCGTCGGATGTCGAACGCGTCAAGGCGATCCACGCAGCCGTCGATGGGCGTGCATCGCTGCGCCTGGATGCCAACCAGGGCTGGACACCCAAACAGGCCGTGCGCAGCATGCGCATGCTGGAAGACGCCGGCATCGTACTGGAATTGCTCGAACAGCCGGTCAAGGCCGCCGATATCGATGGCCTGGCCTTCGTCACCGCGCGCATCGACACCCCGGTGATGGCCGACGAAAGCGTGTTCTCGCCAATACAGGTGATCGACATCATTCAGCGCCGCGCGGCCGACATCGTCAACATCAAGCTGATGAAGACCGGCGGCCTGTCCAATGCCATCCGCATCGCCGATAGCGCAGCGCTGTACGGCGTCCCGTGCATGATCGGGTGCATGATCGAATCCAGCATCAGCGTCGCCGCTGCCGTGCATCTGGCGGTGGCCAAGGCCGACAGCATCACCCTGGCCGACCTGGATGCACCGGCGTTGGGGCAGTTCGATCCCACCGAGGGCGGCGTGCAGTTCGATGAGGCGCAGATCCATATCGATGATTCGCCAGGCCTGGGCATCCGCCGCATCTGCGGGTTGGAACTGTTGCCCGACTGA
- a CDS encoding L,D-transpeptidase family protein: MRLAILLRSTLLLALALCSNGVQAGEPIQALRQARALIVVTTPDWNSTQARLQTFARVDGTWVPAAPGFAVALGRHGSAWGEGLHPAQSQGPHKREGDGRSPAGVFAIGPAFGYSTSIDSAMPYQAMSATHYCMDVPSSPLYNRIVDAVQVGEAAVAGSTEPMRLDLRHPGDARYREGFVIAHNPNNIAGRGSCIFAHLWRTPGQFTAGCTAMEPADMQRLLAWLKPADKPLFVLLPRADYARLQAQWQLPELGEAAP, from the coding sequence ATGCGCCTTGCCATCCTGTTGCGATCCACCCTGCTGCTGGCGCTCGCACTGTGCAGCAACGGCGTCCAAGCAGGCGAGCCGATCCAGGCGCTGCGGCAGGCACGCGCGTTGATCGTGGTGACCACGCCGGACTGGAACAGCACCCAGGCACGACTGCAGACCTTTGCGCGTGTGGATGGCACATGGGTACCGGCCGCACCGGGATTTGCCGTGGCACTCGGCCGTCACGGCAGCGCCTGGGGCGAAGGCCTGCACCCGGCACAGTCGCAAGGTCCGCACAAACGCGAAGGCGATGGCCGCAGTCCGGCCGGGGTGTTCGCCATCGGCCCGGCATTTGGGTATTCCACCAGCATCGACAGCGCCATGCCGTATCAGGCGATGAGCGCCACGCATTACTGCATGGATGTGCCCAGCTCGCCGCTGTACAACCGCATCGTCGATGCCGTGCAGGTCGGTGAAGCGGCGGTGGCCGGCTCCACCGAGCCGATGCGCCTGGATCTGCGCCATCCCGGCGATGCGCGTTACCGCGAAGGTTTCGTCATCGCGCATAACCCCAACAACATCGCCGGGCGCGGCAGCTGCATCTTTGCGCATCTGTGGCGCACGCCGGGGCAGTTCACCGCTGGCTGCACGGCGATGGAGCCTGCCGACATGCAGCGTCTGCTGGCGTGGTTGAAACCTGCCGACAAGCCGCTATTCGTGTTGTTGCCGCGTGCCGACTATGCGCGCCTGCAAGCGCAATGGCAGCTGCCCGAGCTGGGCGAGGCCGCCCCATGA
- a CDS encoding APC family permease has translation MSTPTPPPDSTGLMRVVSRWQIVGLSINDVIGSGIYLLPAATAALLGPMSLWAVMLAGLAVALLVLCYAQAASYFDTPGGSYLYTREAFGPFVGFQIGWMIWLTRISSAAALSNGLADAVARFWPTASTDAWARTLVVVGSLGVLTAINVIGVKSAARTGIALVIGKLVPLLLFVAIGLFYVDWSWAFAGTSPDLRDLGNLGEAALLLLFAYAGFENIPAAAGEYRNPRRDVPFALITMIVTVTLIYAAVQVVAQGTLPNLADSPTPLADAASGFGGEALALILTVGATISILGTTSNTVMLGPRFLFALAQDGYGPAFLARVHPRFHTPAAAVLTQGVLSLALALSGSFTQLALLSMVTRLFAYIGTAAAVIVLARRYRQRTDTLRLPGGPLIPIAALLLSLGLLASVSWQNLAAAGVALLVGWAFYLFPRGPV, from the coding sequence ATGAGCACGCCGACGCCGCCGCCCGATAGCACCGGCCTGATGCGTGTCGTCAGCCGCTGGCAGATCGTCGGCTTGTCGATCAACGATGTCATCGGCAGCGGCATCTATCTCTTGCCTGCGGCCACCGCTGCATTGCTGGGGCCGATGAGTCTGTGGGCGGTGATGCTGGCCGGGCTGGCAGTGGCCTTGCTGGTGCTGTGTTACGCGCAGGCAGCAAGTTATTTCGACACGCCCGGCGGCAGTTATCTCTACACGCGCGAGGCGTTTGGCCCGTTTGTTGGGTTCCAGATCGGCTGGATGATCTGGCTCACCCGCATCAGCTCGGCGGCGGCCTTGAGCAACGGACTGGCCGATGCGGTGGCGCGGTTCTGGCCCACCGCCTCCACCGATGCCTGGGCGCGTACCTTGGTGGTGGTCGGCTCGCTGGGTGTGCTGACCGCGATCAACGTGATCGGCGTGAAGTCGGCCGCGCGTACCGGCATCGCGCTGGTGATCGGCAAACTGGTGCCGTTGCTGTTGTTCGTGGCGATCGGGCTGTTCTATGTGGACTGGTCGTGGGCGTTTGCCGGCACGTCCCCGGACCTGCGCGACCTGGGCAATCTCGGCGAAGCCGCACTGCTGCTGCTGTTTGCATACGCGGGTTTCGAAAACATTCCCGCAGCTGCCGGCGAATACCGCAATCCGCGCCGCGACGTGCCATTTGCGCTCATCACCATGATCGTGACGGTGACCTTGATCTATGCCGCGGTGCAGGTTGTCGCACAAGGCACGCTGCCCAATCTCGCGGACTCGCCGACACCGTTGGCGGATGCAGCCAGCGGATTCGGCGGCGAAGCGCTGGCGCTGATTCTCACCGTGGGCGCCACCATTTCCATCCTCGGCACGACCAGCAACACGGTGATGCTCGGGCCGCGCTTTTTGTTTGCGCTTGCGCAGGACGGTTACGGACCAGCGTTTCTGGCGCGCGTGCATCCGCGTTTTCATACCCCCGCAGCAGCGGTGCTCACCCAGGGCGTGTTGTCGCTGGCGCTCGCATTGTCGGGTTCGTTCACCCAGCTGGCGCTGCTGTCGATGGTCACGCGCCTGTTCGCCTACATCGGCACGGCGGCGGCGGTGATCGTGCTGGCGCGCCGCTATCGGCAACGCACCGATACGTTGCGGTTGCCGGGAGGCCCGCTTATTCCCATCGCGGCATTGCTGCTGTCGCTCGGCTTGCTGGCCAGTGTCAGCTGGCAGAATCTGGCTGCGGCAGGCGTGGCATTGCTGGTGGGCTGGGCGTTTTACCTGTTTCCGCGCGGGCCGGTCTAG
- the yiaA gene encoding inner membrane protein YiaA — MAMQKTSFAFIAASWAALLAGGAAYLIGLWNAQMLLNEKGYYFTLLLFGLFASVSLQKSVRDRADGIPVTGLYYAICWFSLIIALVLLAIGLFNATLLLSEKGFYAMAYALSLFGAVAVQKNTRDAMEADATAYTSRVAPPPLD; from the coding sequence ATGGCCATGCAAAAAACCTCGTTTGCCTTTATCGCCGCGTCGTGGGCCGCTTTGCTGGCGGGCGGCGCTGCGTATTTGATCGGTCTATGGAACGCGCAGATGCTGCTCAACGAGAAGGGTTACTACTTCACGCTGCTGTTGTTTGGCCTGTTCGCATCGGTATCGTTGCAGAAGAGCGTGCGTGACCGCGCGGATGGAATCCCGGTGACAGGCCTTTACTACGCCATCTGCTGGTTTTCGCTGATTATCGCGCTGGTGCTGCTGGCAATCGGCTTGTTCAACGCCACCTTGCTGCTGAGCGAAAAAGGCTTCTATGCAATGGCGTATGCATTGAGCCTGTTTGGCGCAGTGGCCGTGCAGAAGAACACCCGCGATGCGATGGAAGCGGATGCGACTGCATACACCTCGCGCGTCGCGCCGCCGCCATTGGACTGA
- a CDS encoding PQQ-dependent sugar dehydrogenase yields the protein MSIRRLLALACSATLFTTGAALAAPAAAPAASIPKAQWPFQAATVADFDEPWAMTFLPDGTLLVSEKRGALMRLDPKTQRKSAVTGVPAVAYGGQGGFGDVLAHPRFAKNGLVYVSYAEPGQGDTRGAAVARAKLTLDATGGGTLSELKVIWRQTPKVSGNGHFGHRLAFGPDGKLWITSSERQKFDPAQDMKANLGKLIRLNDDGSVPADNPFAAQGGVAAQVWSLGHRNILGIAFDGKGRLWEHEMGPAGGDELNLIQRGANYGYPIVSNGDHYDGRPIPDHNTRPEFAAPKISWTPVISPAGFVIYNGTQFPAWRGQGFIGGLSSMALVQVSLGDQPREVARYDMGARIREVEQGPDGALWLLEDEASGSTGRLLKLTPKSKAAVENDA from the coding sequence ATGTCTATCCGTCGTCTGCTCGCCCTGGCCTGTTCGGCCACCCTGTTCACCACCGGTGCCGCCCTGGCCGCACCTGCGGCCGCTCCCGCGGCCTCCATCCCCAAGGCGCAATGGCCCTTTCAGGCCGCCACCGTCGCCGACTTCGATGAGCCCTGGGCAATGACCTTCCTGCCCGACGGCACGCTGCTGGTCAGCGAAAAGCGCGGCGCGCTGATGCGTCTGGACCCCAAGACCCAGCGCAAGAGCGCGGTGACCGGTGTTCCGGCAGTCGCTTACGGTGGCCAGGGTGGGTTTGGCGATGTCCTGGCCCATCCGCGCTTTGCCAAGAACGGCCTGGTCTATGTGAGCTACGCCGAACCCGGCCAGGGCGACACCCGCGGCGCGGCAGTCGCGCGCGCCAAGCTCACGCTGGATGCCACCGGAGGCGGCACCTTGTCCGAGCTCAAGGTGATCTGGCGTCAGACCCCCAAGGTCTCCGGCAATGGCCACTTCGGCCATCGGCTCGCGTTCGGCCCGGACGGCAAGCTGTGGATCACCTCCAGCGAGCGCCAGAAGTTCGATCCGGCGCAGGACATGAAAGCCAATCTCGGCAAGTTGATCCGTCTCAACGACGACGGCAGCGTGCCGGCCGATAACCCGTTCGCCGCGCAAGGTGGCGTGGCCGCGCAGGTGTGGTCGCTGGGCCATCGCAACATCCTGGGTATTGCGTTCGACGGCAAGGGCCGGTTGTGGGAGCACGAAATGGGCCCGGCAGGCGGCGATGAGCTCAACCTGATCCAGCGCGGCGCCAATTATGGCTACCCGATCGTTTCCAACGGTGACCACTACGACGGCAGGCCGATTCCCGACCACAACACGCGCCCGGAATTTGCCGCCCCCAAGATCAGCTGGACGCCGGTGATCTCGCCGGCGGGTTTTGTGATCTATAACGGCACGCAATTCCCGGCCTGGCGCGGCCAGGGCTTCATCGGCGGCCTGTCGTCGATGGCGCTGGTGCAGGTCTCGCTGGGCGATCAGCCACGCGAAGTGGCCCGGTACGACATGGGCGCACGCATCCGCGAAGTGGAGCAAGGCCCCGATGGCGCGCTGTGGCTGCTGGAAGACGAGGCCAGCGGCAGCACCGGCCGTCTGCTCAAGCTCACGCCCAAGAGCAAGGCCGCGGTGGAAAACGACGCGTGA
- a CDS encoding glycoside hydrolase family 3 N-terminal domain-containing protein: protein MAADRIETLIARMTVEEKVGQLGVFADMVRPFAPDVNPEANVRNADEVLQQVREGRVGSLFNGVGAALGVQIQKVAVEESRLGIPVILAADVIHGMRTVFPIPLGEAASFEPELAERTARATAIEATAAGLHWTYAPAVDIARDQRWGRGAEGAGEDVVLGAAFAAARVRGFQGSDLKADDALLATPKHFAAYGAVAAGMEYNTVDIAPQTLRDVHLPPFKAAFDAGALSVMSSFNDINGVPASANHELLTQILRGEWQFPGVVISDYTADMELIAHGYAADERDATKKAFLAGLDLSMQSGFYAAHLPSLVESGEVPMATLDASVRRILQLKEAIGLFDNPYRSLDPAREADNAHLPAHDALSRDAARRSIVLLKNDGAVLPLRKSGQRIALIGPFVQDRENIEGCWTLFGDKARYVTLEQGVRAVVGSDYLSVVQGCGLEEALPGGISAAIDAAQAADVVVLALGEPQRFSGEAQSRTEITLPPAQQALAEAVAATGTPIVVLLRNGRALALHGAVRDAQAIAVTWYLGTQTGTGVADVLFGDYNPSARLPISFPQVTGQQPYFYNHLRTGRPELPTLSEYKARWREMPNEPLYPFGHGLSYTTFAYAQPQLSAAQLGWDDTLTITTRVTNTGTVAGEEVVQLYLHDRVASRVRPVRELKGFRKVLLQPGQHMDVVFTLTREALAFTNPKGVFGAEPGLFDLWVCASAKSGEAATFELLGV, encoded by the coding sequence ATGGCTGCTGATCGCATCGAAACCCTGATTGCTCGGATGACCGTCGAAGAGAAGGTCGGCCAATTGGGTGTGTTCGCCGACATGGTGCGTCCGTTCGCACCGGACGTGAATCCCGAAGCCAACGTGCGCAATGCCGACGAGGTGCTGCAGCAGGTGCGCGAAGGCCGGGTCGGCTCGCTGTTCAACGGCGTGGGCGCCGCGTTGGGTGTGCAAATCCAGAAGGTGGCGGTGGAAGAGAGCCGCCTGGGCATCCCGGTGATCCTGGCGGCCGACGTGATCCATGGCATGCGCACGGTGTTCCCGATCCCGCTGGGCGAAGCGGCCAGCTTCGAGCCGGAGCTGGCCGAGCGCACCGCGCGCGCCACCGCGATCGAGGCCACCGCCGCCGGCCTGCACTGGACCTACGCACCGGCCGTGGACATCGCCCGCGACCAGCGCTGGGGCCGTGGCGCCGAGGGCGCCGGCGAAGACGTGGTGCTGGGCGCGGCGTTTGCCGCCGCGCGCGTGCGTGGCTTCCAGGGCAGCGATCTGAAGGCCGACGACGCGTTGCTGGCCACCCCCAAGCACTTCGCCGCCTACGGCGCGGTGGCGGCGGGCATGGAGTACAACACCGTGGACATCGCGCCGCAGACATTGCGCGATGTGCACCTGCCGCCGTTCAAGGCCGCCTTCGATGCCGGCGCATTGAGCGTGATGTCCTCGTTCAACGACATCAACGGCGTGCCGGCCAGTGCCAATCACGAATTGCTGACGCAGATCCTGCGCGGCGAATGGCAATTCCCCGGCGTGGTGATTTCCGACTACACCGCCGACATGGAGTTGATCGCGCACGGCTACGCGGCCGACGAGCGCGATGCGACCAAGAAGGCGTTCCTGGCTGGCCTGGATCTGAGCATGCAGAGCGGCTTTTACGCCGCGCATCTGCCGTCGCTGGTGGAAAGCGGCGAGGTGCCGATGGCCACGCTGGATGCCAGCGTGCGTCGCATCCTGCAGCTGAAGGAGGCGATCGGCCTGTTCGACAACCCGTATCGCTCGCTGGACCCGGCGCGCGAAGCCGATAACGCTCACCTGCCTGCACACGATGCATTGTCGCGCGATGCGGCGCGGCGTTCGATCGTGTTGCTGAAGAACGACGGCGCGGTGCTGCCGCTGCGCAAGAGCGGTCAGCGGATCGCGCTGATCGGCCCGTTCGTGCAGGACCGCGAGAACATCGAAGGGTGCTGGACGTTGTTCGGCGACAAGGCGCGCTACGTGACCCTGGAGCAGGGCGTGCGTGCCGTGGTCGGCTCCGACTATTTGAGCGTTGTACAGGGCTGTGGTCTGGAAGAGGCGCTGCCGGGCGGTATTTCCGCGGCCATCGATGCCGCGCAGGCTGCCGACGTGGTGGTGCTGGCGCTCGGCGAGCCGCAGCGTTTCAGTGGCGAGGCGCAGTCGCGCACCGAGATTACCTTGCCGCCTGCGCAGCAGGCGCTGGCCGAAGCGGTTGCCGCCACCGGCACGCCCATCGTGGTGCTGCTGCGTAACGGTCGCGCGCTGGCGCTGCATGGCGCTGTGCGCGATGCGCAGGCGATTGCGGTGACCTGGTATCTGGGGACTCAGACCGGTACCGGTGTGGCCGATGTGCTGTTCGGCGACTACAACCCGTCCGCGCGCCTGCCGATCAGCTTTCCGCAGGTCACCGGGCAGCAGCCGTACTTCTACAATCATCTGCGCACCGGCCGTCCCGAGCTGCCGACGTTGTCCGAATACAAGGCGCGTTGGCGCGAAATGCCCAACGAGCCGCTGTATCCGTTCGGGCACGGTCTGAGCTACACCACGTTCGCATATGCGCAGCCGCAATTGAGCGCCGCGCAACTTGGCTGGGATGACACGCTGACCATCACCACGCGCGTGACCAATACCGGAACCGTTGCCGGCGAAGAAGTGGTGCAGTTGTATCTGCACGATCGCGTGGCAAGCCGGGTGCGTCCGGTGCGCGAACTCAAGGGGTTCCGCAAGGTCTTGTTGCAGCCTGGCCAGCACATGGATGTGGTGTTCACGCTGACGCGCGAGGCGCTGGCGTTCACCAATCCAAAGGGCGTGTTCGGTGCCGAGCCTGGTCTGTTCGACCTATGGGTGTGTGCATCGGCCAAGAGTGGCGAAGCGGCGACGTTCGAATTGCTTGGCGTCTGA
- the folB gene encoding dihydroneopterin aldolase, protein MDKVFIEGLEIDALIGIYDWERRIRQTLRFDLEMGFDNRIPAASDEIADTLNYKAVSKRLIEFVQASDFGLVETLAERCAAIVLDEFGVHWLRLKLSKPGAVRGAQAVGVIIERERTG, encoded by the coding sequence ATGGACAAAGTTTTTATCGAAGGCCTGGAAATCGATGCGCTGATCGGCATCTACGACTGGGAGCGGCGGATTCGCCAGACGCTGCGGTTCGATCTGGAGATGGGCTTCGACAACCGCATTCCGGCCGCCAGCGACGAGATTGCCGATACCTTGAACTACAAGGCGGTGAGCAAGCGGTTGATCGAGTTCGTGCAGGCCTCCGACTTCGGGCTGGTCGAAACCCTGGCCGAGCGCTGCGCGGCGATCGTGCTGGACGAGTTCGGCGTGCACTGGCTGCGGTTGAAGCTGAGCAAGCCTGGCGCGGTGCGCGGCGCGCAGGCGGTGGGGGTGATCATCGAGCGTGAGCGGACGGGCTGA
- the tsaD gene encoding tRNA (adenosine(37)-N6)-threonylcarbamoyltransferase complex transferase subunit TsaD, translated as MKVLGIESSCDETGVAVYDTALSGVSALRAHAVYSQIALHAEYGGVVPELASRDHVRKLLPLIRQTLGEAGLGIDELDGVAYTAGPGLVGALLVGAGVARSLAWALDVPAIGVHHMEGHLLAPLMEDDPPQPPFVALLVSGGHTQLVSVKALGEYVVLGETLDDAAGEAFDKTAKMMGLPYPGGPQLAALAETGTPGRYKFSRPMTDRPGLDFSFSGLKTQVLLAWRASDQSDTTRADIARGFEDAVVETLAIKCLRALDAAGCNTLVVAGGVGANKRLRAQLHEAAQRRGGRVCFPRPALCTDNGAMIAFAGALRLEAGERAGAQVHVTPRWDMAGLPPLAARESGIGSRE; from the coding sequence GTGAAAGTCCTTGGGATCGAATCATCGTGCGATGAGACTGGCGTAGCGGTCTACGACACCGCCTTGTCCGGGGTGTCGGCGCTGCGTGCCCATGCGGTCTATAGCCAGATCGCGCTGCATGCCGAGTACGGCGGGGTGGTGCCGGAACTGGCCAGCCGCGACCACGTACGCAAGCTGTTGCCGCTGATCCGCCAGACCCTGGGCGAGGCCGGTTTGGGTATCGACGAACTCGACGGAGTGGCCTATACCGCCGGCCCGGGCCTGGTCGGCGCGCTGCTTGTCGGTGCCGGTGTGGCGCGGTCGCTGGCCTGGGCACTGGACGTGCCGGCGATCGGGGTGCACCACATGGAAGGCCATCTATTGGCGCCGTTGATGGAAGACGACCCGCCGCAGCCGCCGTTCGTGGCGCTGCTGGTCTCCGGCGGGCACACCCAATTGGTGTCGGTGAAGGCCCTGGGCGAGTACGTCGTGCTCGGTGAGACCCTGGACGATGCGGCCGGCGAGGCCTTCGATAAGACCGCCAAGATGATGGGCCTGCCGTATCCGGGCGGCCCGCAGCTGGCGGCGCTGGCCGAAACAGGCACGCCGGGACGCTACAAGTTTTCGCGACCGATGACCGACCGGCCGGGCCTGGATTTCAGTTTCAGCGGGCTCAAGACCCAGGTGCTGCTGGCGTGGCGCGCCAGCGACCAGTCCGACACCACGCGGGCGGACATCGCGCGCGGCTTCGAGGATGCGGTGGTGGAGACGCTGGCGATCAAATGCCTGCGCGCGCTGGATGCGGCCGGCTGCAACACGCTGGTCGTGGCCGGGGGGGTGGGCGCCAACAAGCGCTTGCGCGCGCAGCTGCACGAGGCCGCGCAGCGTCGGGGCGGCCGGGTCTGCTTCCCGCGACCGGCCCTGTGCACCGATAACGGCGCCATGATCGCCTTCGCCGGCGCGCTGCGGCTGGAAGCCGGCGAGCGCGCCGGTGCGCAGGTGCATGTGACGCCGCGCTGGGATATGGCTGGCTTGCCGCCATTGGCGGCGCGGGAATCGGGAATCGGGAGTCGGGAATAG
- the rpsU gene encoding 30S ribosomal protein S21, which yields MPSVKVRENEPFEFALRRFKRTCEKAGVLAETRKREFYEKPTQERKRKAAAAVKRQLRRSSRDVTKRQRLY from the coding sequence ATGCCCAGCGTTAAAGTCCGCGAGAACGAGCCCTTCGAATTTGCGCTCCGCCGTTTCAAGCGCACCTGCGAAAAGGCCGGCGTGCTGGCCGAAACCCGCAAGCGCGAGTTCTATGAAAAGCCGACCCAGGAGCGTAAGCGCAAGGCTGCCGCTGCTGTGAAGCGTCAGTTGCGTCGTTCCTCGCGCGACGTCACCAAGCGCCAGCGCTTGTACTGA
- a CDS encoding GatB/YqeY domain-containing protein, translated as MPLKQQLTDDMKAAMKSGDKHSLGVIRLINAAIKQKEVDERIEMDDAAVIAVLDKMVKQRKDSVTQYEAAAREDLAQIEREEIVVIERYLPAKMGEAEIVAAIQAAIAQTGASSPADIGKLMGALKPKLAGQADMGLVSTLVKQHLAG; from the coding sequence ATGCCCCTCAAGCAGCAGCTTACCGATGACATGAAGGCCGCCATGAAGTCCGGCGACAAGCACAGCCTGGGCGTGATCCGGCTGATCAACGCCGCGATCAAGCAGAAGGAAGTGGACGAGCGCATCGAGATGGACGATGCCGCGGTGATCGCCGTGCTCGACAAGATGGTCAAGCAGCGCAAGGACTCGGTCACCCAGTACGAGGCCGCCGCACGCGAGGACCTGGCGCAGATCGAGCGCGAGGAGATCGTGGTGATCGAGCGCTACCTGCCGGCCAAGATGGGCGAAGCCGAGATCGTCGCCGCCATCCAGGCTGCCATCGCGCAGACCGGCGCCAGCAGCCCGGCCGATATCGGCAAGCTGATGGGCGCGCTCAAGCCCAAGCTGGCCGGTCAGGCCGACATGGGCCTGGTCTCGACCCTGGTCAAGCAGCACCTGGCAGGCTGA